One stretch of Halichoerus grypus chromosome 10, mHalGry1.hap1.1, whole genome shotgun sequence DNA includes these proteins:
- the UBOX5 gene encoding RING finger protein 37 isoform X1, which produces MVINLCLPQFRPRIYCNKISADGYEVENLISEDLTKRSHGFRTEYFIKPPVYVTVSFPFSVEICRINIDLTAGGGQNVTGLEMYTSASSSRASWNAPECRTPGPAEPSIPDKEAFTLVGKVLLKNQSQVVFSHRGFKARPPFGPMEATLPSPAVVAQELWNKGALSLSHVAHLKICITHVTGSGIPCIKRLEVWGQPAKTCSQEVIDSVLLLASESLPQDLALQAPALPMESDCDAAGLSEGQQAPSSLQELAEVIRDVPEEFLDPITLEIMPCPMLLPSGKVIDQSTLEKCNRSEAAWGRVPSDPFTGVAFTPHSQPLPHPSLKARIDHFLLQHSIPGCHLLGRAQTALAVTPSSIALPSRKRKMEQAEHAPDGSLSIEASCFSTTSLLVSPTTSEHTAKKMKAASELGLTHMDCSTGPVSHEQKLSQSLEVALTSTLGSMPSFTARLARGQLQQLGARESSTSWRPGAGSAWERPGPRVRLLQKSVFSLLQKGAGVPASLRPPPVPAVPGREAALPARGVRRLPAAVCQPGRAAGPLLREQPRPEKTRRGELLREWGSGSPEVWPGSQAHRGPFFPRGFPLCLLPQCSTRARVRGGRGHPTPAQVAIG; this is translated from the exons ATGGTCATCAATCTTTGCCTCCCACAGTTCAGACCAAGAATTTATTGCAACAAG ATATCAGCTGATGGTTATGAAGTAGAAAATCTCATCTCTGAAGACCTCACAAAGAGAAGTCATGGTTTTAGGACAGAGTATTTCATTAAGCCACCAGTCTATGTGACAGTTTCCTTTCCCTTCAGTGTGGAAATCTGTAGGATTAACATAGACCTCACAGCTGGGGGAGGCCAGAATGTCACAGGCCTGGAAATGTACACGTCCGCCTCATCCAGCAGAGCGTCTTGGAATGCCCCCGAGTGCCGGACCCCGGGCCCAGCCGAGCCATCCATCCCGGACAAGGAGGCATTCACCTTGGTAGGCAAAGTCTTACTGAAAAACCAGAGCCAAGTGGTGTTTAGCCACAGGGGCTTCAAGGCCAGGCCACCTTTTGGCCCAATGGAAGCCACACTCCCCTCTCCCGCTGTTGTGGCACAGGAGCTCTGGAATAAAGGGGCTCTTTCTCTTAGCCACGTGGCCCATCTCAAGATCTGCATCACCCACGTGACAGGCAGCGGTATCCCTTGCATCAAACGGTTGGAAGTGTGGGGTCAGCCAGCTAAAACCTGCTCTCAGGAGGTGATCGACAGTGTCCTGCTGCTGGCCTCCGAGAGCCTCCCTCAGGACCTGGCTCTGCAGGCCCCCGCCTTGCCCATGGAGAGTGACTGCGATGCCGCAGGCCTGTCTGAGGGCCAGCAGGCCCCCTCCAGCCTGCAGGAGCTAGCCGAGGTAATTCGGGATGTGCCTGAGGAGTTCCTGGATCCCATCACCCTGGAGATCATGCCTTGCCCCATGCTGCTGCCCTCAGGCAAGGTCATCGACCAGAGCACGCTGGAGAAGTGTAACCGCAGCGAAGCTGCGTGGGGCCGAGTGCCCAGCGACCCTTTCACGGGGGTGGCCTTTACTCCGcactcccagcccctgcctcacCCCTCCCTGAAGGCCCGGATCGACCATTTCCTGCTCCAGCACTCCATTCCTGGCTGCCATCTGCTCGGGAGAGCACAGACTGCGTTGGCAGTGACCCCCTCTTCCATTGCTCTGCCCTCTCGGAAAAGGAAGATGGAGCAGGCTGAACATGCCCCAGATGGTAGCCTCAGTATCGAAGCTTCCTGTTTCTCTACCACAAGCCTTCTGGTCTCACCCACTACCTCAGAGCACACCGCTAAGAAAATGAAAGCTGCCAGTGAGCTGGGGCTGACACACATGGACTGCTCAACAG GTCCGGTGTCCCATGAGCAGAAGCTGTCACAAAGCTTGGAAGTTGCCTTGACGTCGACCCTTGGCTCCATGCCCTCCTTCACGGCTCGGCTGGCCAGGGGGCAGCTCCAGCAGCTGGGCGCGAGAGAAAGCAGCACCTCCTGGAGGCCAGGCGCCGGCTCGG CCTGGGAGCGTCCTGGGCCCCGAGTGCGCCTCCTGCAAAAGAGTGTTTTCTCCCTACTTCAAAAAGGAGCCGGCGTACCAGCTTCCCTGCGGCCACCTCCTGTGCCGGCCGTGCCTGGGCGAGAAGCAGCGCTCCCTGCCCGTGGCGTGCGCCGCCTGCCGGCGGCCGTTTGCCAGCCAGGACGTGCTGCGGGTCCACTTCTGAGGGAGCAGCCTCGGCCCGAGAAGACCCGTCGAGGGGAGTTGCTGAGAGAGTGGGGGTCAGGATCCCCTGAGGTCTGGCCAGGGTCCCAAGCACACAGGGGCCCTTTCTTCCCCAGGGGCTTTCCCCTTTGTCTCCTTCCACAGTGTAGCACACGGGCCAGAGtacggggtgggagggggcaccCCACTCCTGCTCAAGTGGCAATAGGATAA
- the UBOX5 gene encoding RING finger protein 37 isoform X2 has translation MVINLCLPQFRPRIYCNKISADGYEVENLISEDLTKRSHGFRTEYFIKPPVYVTVSFPFSVEICRINIDLTAGGGQNVTGLEMYTSASSSRASWNAPECRTPGPAEPSIPDKEAFTLVGKVLLKNQSQVVFSHRGFKARPPFGPMEATLPSPAVVAQELWNKGALSLSHVAHLKICITHVTGSGIPCIKRLEVWGQPAKTCSQEVIDSVLLLASESLPQDLALQAPALPMESDCDAAGLSEGQQAPSSLQELAEVIRDVPEEFLDPITLEIMPCPMLLPSGKVIDQSTLEKCNRSEAAWGRVPSDPFTGVAFTPHSQPLPHPSLKARIDHFLLQHSIPGCHLLGRAQTALAVTPSSIALPSRKRKMEQAEHAPDGSLSIEASCFSTTSLLVSPTTSEHTAKKMKAASELGLTHMDCSTGPVSHEQKLSQSLEVALTSTLGSMPSFTARLARGQLQQLGARESSTSWRPGAGSEQPGSVLGPECASCKRVFSPYFKKEPAYQLPCGHLLCRPCLGEKQRSLPVACAACRRPFASQDVLRVHF, from the exons ATGGTCATCAATCTTTGCCTCCCACAGTTCAGACCAAGAATTTATTGCAACAAG ATATCAGCTGATGGTTATGAAGTAGAAAATCTCATCTCTGAAGACCTCACAAAGAGAAGTCATGGTTTTAGGACAGAGTATTTCATTAAGCCACCAGTCTATGTGACAGTTTCCTTTCCCTTCAGTGTGGAAATCTGTAGGATTAACATAGACCTCACAGCTGGGGGAGGCCAGAATGTCACAGGCCTGGAAATGTACACGTCCGCCTCATCCAGCAGAGCGTCTTGGAATGCCCCCGAGTGCCGGACCCCGGGCCCAGCCGAGCCATCCATCCCGGACAAGGAGGCATTCACCTTGGTAGGCAAAGTCTTACTGAAAAACCAGAGCCAAGTGGTGTTTAGCCACAGGGGCTTCAAGGCCAGGCCACCTTTTGGCCCAATGGAAGCCACACTCCCCTCTCCCGCTGTTGTGGCACAGGAGCTCTGGAATAAAGGGGCTCTTTCTCTTAGCCACGTGGCCCATCTCAAGATCTGCATCACCCACGTGACAGGCAGCGGTATCCCTTGCATCAAACGGTTGGAAGTGTGGGGTCAGCCAGCTAAAACCTGCTCTCAGGAGGTGATCGACAGTGTCCTGCTGCTGGCCTCCGAGAGCCTCCCTCAGGACCTGGCTCTGCAGGCCCCCGCCTTGCCCATGGAGAGTGACTGCGATGCCGCAGGCCTGTCTGAGGGCCAGCAGGCCCCCTCCAGCCTGCAGGAGCTAGCCGAGGTAATTCGGGATGTGCCTGAGGAGTTCCTGGATCCCATCACCCTGGAGATCATGCCTTGCCCCATGCTGCTGCCCTCAGGCAAGGTCATCGACCAGAGCACGCTGGAGAAGTGTAACCGCAGCGAAGCTGCGTGGGGCCGAGTGCCCAGCGACCCTTTCACGGGGGTGGCCTTTACTCCGcactcccagcccctgcctcacCCCTCCCTGAAGGCCCGGATCGACCATTTCCTGCTCCAGCACTCCATTCCTGGCTGCCATCTGCTCGGGAGAGCACAGACTGCGTTGGCAGTGACCCCCTCTTCCATTGCTCTGCCCTCTCGGAAAAGGAAGATGGAGCAGGCTGAACATGCCCCAGATGGTAGCCTCAGTATCGAAGCTTCCTGTTTCTCTACCACAAGCCTTCTGGTCTCACCCACTACCTCAGAGCACACCGCTAAGAAAATGAAAGCTGCCAGTGAGCTGGGGCTGACACACATGGACTGCTCAACAG GTCCGGTGTCCCATGAGCAGAAGCTGTCACAAAGCTTGGAAGTTGCCTTGACGTCGACCCTTGGCTCCATGCCCTCCTTCACGGCTCGGCTGGCCAGGGGGCAGCTCCAGCAGCTGGGCGCGAGAGAAAGCAGCACCTCCTGGAGGCCAGGCGCCGGCTCGG AGCAGCCTGGGAGCGTCCTGGGCCCCGAGTGCGCCTCCTGCAAAAGAGTGTTTTCTCCCTACTTCAAAAAGGAGCCGGCGTACCAGCTTCCCTGCGGCCACCTCCTGTGCCGGCCGTGCCTGGGCGAGAAGCAGCGCTCCCTGCCCGTGGCGTGCGCCGCCTGCCGGCGGCCGTTTGCCAGCCAGGACGTGCTGCGGGTCCACTTCTGA
- the UBOX5 gene encoding RING finger protein 37 isoform X3 — protein MVINLCLPQFRPRIYCNKISADGYEVENLISEDLTKRSHGFRTEYFIKPPVYVTVSFPFSVEICRINIDLTAGGGQNVTGLEMYTSASSSRASWNAPECRTPGPAEPSIPDKEAFTLVGKVLLKNQSQVVFSHRGFKARPPFGPMEATLPSPAVVAQELWNKGALSLSHVAHLKICITHVTGSGIPCIKRLEVWGQPAKTCSQEVIDSVLLLASESLPQDLALQAPALPMESDCDAAGLSEGQQAPSSLQELAEVIRDVPEEFLDPITLEIMPCPMLLPSGKVIDQSTLEKCNRSEAAWGRVPSDPFTGVAFTPHSQPLPHPSLKARIDHFLLQHSIPGCHLLGRAQTALAVTPSSIALPSRKRKMEQAEHAPDGSLSIEASCFSTTSLLVSPTTSEHTAKKMKAASELGLTHMDCSTEQPGSVLGPECASCKRVFSPYFKKEPAYQLPCGHLLCRPCLGEKQRSLPVACAACRRPFASQDVLRVHF, from the exons ATGGTCATCAATCTTTGCCTCCCACAGTTCAGACCAAGAATTTATTGCAACAAG ATATCAGCTGATGGTTATGAAGTAGAAAATCTCATCTCTGAAGACCTCACAAAGAGAAGTCATGGTTTTAGGACAGAGTATTTCATTAAGCCACCAGTCTATGTGACAGTTTCCTTTCCCTTCAGTGTGGAAATCTGTAGGATTAACATAGACCTCACAGCTGGGGGAGGCCAGAATGTCACAGGCCTGGAAATGTACACGTCCGCCTCATCCAGCAGAGCGTCTTGGAATGCCCCCGAGTGCCGGACCCCGGGCCCAGCCGAGCCATCCATCCCGGACAAGGAGGCATTCACCTTGGTAGGCAAAGTCTTACTGAAAAACCAGAGCCAAGTGGTGTTTAGCCACAGGGGCTTCAAGGCCAGGCCACCTTTTGGCCCAATGGAAGCCACACTCCCCTCTCCCGCTGTTGTGGCACAGGAGCTCTGGAATAAAGGGGCTCTTTCTCTTAGCCACGTGGCCCATCTCAAGATCTGCATCACCCACGTGACAGGCAGCGGTATCCCTTGCATCAAACGGTTGGAAGTGTGGGGTCAGCCAGCTAAAACCTGCTCTCAGGAGGTGATCGACAGTGTCCTGCTGCTGGCCTCCGAGAGCCTCCCTCAGGACCTGGCTCTGCAGGCCCCCGCCTTGCCCATGGAGAGTGACTGCGATGCCGCAGGCCTGTCTGAGGGCCAGCAGGCCCCCTCCAGCCTGCAGGAGCTAGCCGAGGTAATTCGGGATGTGCCTGAGGAGTTCCTGGATCCCATCACCCTGGAGATCATGCCTTGCCCCATGCTGCTGCCCTCAGGCAAGGTCATCGACCAGAGCACGCTGGAGAAGTGTAACCGCAGCGAAGCTGCGTGGGGCCGAGTGCCCAGCGACCCTTTCACGGGGGTGGCCTTTACTCCGcactcccagcccctgcctcacCCCTCCCTGAAGGCCCGGATCGACCATTTCCTGCTCCAGCACTCCATTCCTGGCTGCCATCTGCTCGGGAGAGCACAGACTGCGTTGGCAGTGACCCCCTCTTCCATTGCTCTGCCCTCTCGGAAAAGGAAGATGGAGCAGGCTGAACATGCCCCAGATGGTAGCCTCAGTATCGAAGCTTCCTGTTTCTCTACCACAAGCCTTCTGGTCTCACCCACTACCTCAGAGCACACCGCTAAGAAAATGAAAGCTGCCAGTGAGCTGGGGCTGACACACATGGACTGCTCAACAG AGCAGCCTGGGAGCGTCCTGGGCCCCGAGTGCGCCTCCTGCAAAAGAGTGTTTTCTCCCTACTTCAAAAAGGAGCCGGCGTACCAGCTTCCCTGCGGCCACCTCCTGTGCCGGCCGTGCCTGGGCGAGAAGCAGCGCTCCCTGCCCGTGGCGTGCGCCGCCTGCCGGCGGCCGTTTGCCAGCCAGGACGTGCTGCGGGTCCACTTCTGA
- the FASTKD5 gene encoding FAST kinase domain-containing protein 5, mitochondrial, which yields MALAICRRFPGSFCGTPPRPALIKRHANKKLPRQTREDCVLTARTIGTDPRTAATLKLLKPLGYRTFCHPFAYSATQSVTYWTVGSCARHGGQDPAEHSSLCRPAKKVENIHSASSSRRLLTTSSALPGSESSRASASQASTLKPGSPGAAGVVEDDIEMFDSFEDPRGFLQLRPEYQLHSYNRSETCQPLSVSEGELILHKVTVYQDNLQPQVIADYFCKLSSLPAEQRPVVLSSTSFALLCQLSVKNIQLFEVPDLINILKAFVGLGIPYSHSVLDVCEIRFCSKVWEMSLDQLLLVADLWRYLGRRVPRFLKIFFSYLNLHWKDLSLSQLIHLIYIIGESRQVPQDLMQKLESLILKYIDLINLEEIGTICLGFFKSSSSLSEYVMRKLGDLACADMQHLSNYALVNILKMFRFTHVDHINFMKQFGQIAPQRIPFLGVQGVMHLTLACSALRILDEGLMNAVAASLPPRVAYCRSKDVAKILWSFGTLNYKPPNTEEFYSSLINEIHRKMPEFKRYPEHLLTCLLGLAFSEYFPLELINFALSPEFIRLAQERSKFELTKELYTLDGTVGIECLDYRGNRLSAHLQQEGSEMLWNLARRDMCSKPEFLEALFLLENMLGGPQYIKHHMILPHTRSSDLEVQLDVNLKPLPFNKEAVSIEDEARLRLKHVGVSLTDDLMNQLLKGKSRAHFQGEIESETEQQARELEKVAIHLGSSPDSVADRLGAMKMAGPHPPACVQAPQVRLAIQLTNKNQYCYGSRDLLGLHNMKRRQLKQLGYRVVELFHWEWLPLLKRTRLEKLMFLHEKVFTSAL from the coding sequence ATGGCTCTTGCGATCTGCCGAAGATTTCCAGGCAGTTTCTGTGGAACGCCTCCCCGTCCAGCTCTAATCAAGCGCCATGCAAACAAGAAATTGCCTAGACAAACCCGTGAGGACTGTGTTCTGACTGCCAGAACGATCGGTACTGACCCCAGAACGGCAGCCACCCTCAAGTTGTTAAAACCTTTAGGATACCGAACGTTTTGCCATCCTTTTGCCTACAGTGCGACCCAGAGTGTGACATACTGGACTGTGGGAAGCTGCGCCCGGCATGGGGGACAGGACCCTGCAGAACACAGCAGCCTCTGCCGGCCTGCCAAAAAAGTTGAGAACATTCATAGTGCTTCCTCTTCTCGGAGGCTCCTGACAACCAGCAGCGCCCTCCCAGGTTCAGAATCCAGCAGGGCTTCTGCCTCTCAGGCCAGCACGTTGAAGCCGGGCTCACCCGGGGCCGCGGGAGTTGTTGAAGACGATATAGAAATGTTTGATTCCTTTGAAGACCCCCGAGGTTTCCTCCAGCTAAGACCAGAGTACCAGCTGCACAGCTATAACAGATCGGAGACTTGTCAGCCCCTTTCTGTTTCAGAAGGTGAATTAATTTTGCACAAAGTCACAGTTTATCAAGATAATCTCCAGCCTCAAGTCATTGCTGATTATTTCTGTAAGCTGAGCTCTTTGCCTGCAGAGCAGCGTCCTGTTGTGCTGTCCagtaccagctttgctttgctctGCCAGCTGAGTGTGAAAAACATACAGCTCTTTGAAGTCCCAGATCTGATCAATATTTTGAAAGCCTTTGTCGGTTTAGGAATCCCTTACTCCCATTCAGTGCTCGATGTGTGTGAAATCAGATTTTGCAGTAAGGTGTGGGAGATGAGTCTGGATCAGCTTCTCTTGGTGGCTGACCTCTGGCGGTACTTGGGCCGCAGAGTACCtcggtttttaaaaatcttttttagttATCTTAATTTACACTGGAAAGATCTATCCTTATCCCAGCTGATTCACTTAATTTATATTATAGGTGAAAGTCGCCAGGTACCCCAAGACCTCATGCAAAAACTGGAATCGTTGATTCTCAAGTATATAGATTTGATCAATTTAGAGGAGATTGGTACAATCTGTTTGGGGTTCTTTAAATCAAGTAGTAGTCTCTCTGAATATGTCATGCGGAAACTTGGAGACTTGGCTTGTGCCGACATGCAGCATCTGAGTAATTATGCCTTAGTGAATATTCTCAAAATGTTCCGTTTCACTCACGTGGATCACATAAATTTCATGAAGCAATTTGGCCAGATTGCTCCTCAACGAATTCCTTTTCTAGGAGTTCAGGGTGTCATGCACCTGACTCTTGCTTGCTCAGCCTTACGCATCCTGGATGAAGGGCTAATGAATGCTGTGGCTGCTTCTTTGCCTCCTAGGGTGGCATACTGTCGAAGTAAGGATGTAGCCAAGATTCTGTGGTCATTTGGAACTCTGAATTACAAGCCACCCAATACAGAAGAGTTTTATTCTAGTCTGATAAATGAGATTCACAGAAAGATGCCTGAGTTCAAGCGATACCCAGAACACCTGCTCACCTGCTTGCTGGGCCTGGCATTTTCTGAGTACTTTCCATTAGAGCTCATCAACTTTGCTTTGAGTCCAGAGTTCATCAGGTTAGCTCAGGAGAGAAGTAAGTTCGAACTCACTAAGGAGTTGTATACTCTTGATGGTACGGTTGGCATTGAGTGTCTAGATTACAGAGGCAATCGTCTTAGTGCTCACCTTCAGCAAGAGGGGTCAGAAATGCTGTGGAATTTAGCAAGGAGGGATATGTGCTCAAAGCCTGAATTCCTAGAAGCTCTCTTTTTACTTGAGAACATGTTGGGTGGGCCCCAGTACATCAAACACCATATGATTCTGCCTCATACCCGATCTTCTGACTTAGAGGTCCAGCTTGATGTTAACTTGAAGCCATTACCATTTAACAAAGAAGCCGTATCAATTGAAGATGAAGCCAGATTGAGGCTGAAGCACGTGGGAGTCAGCCTTACAGATGATTTGATGAATCAGCTACTAAAAGGGAAATCAAGAGCGCACTTCCAGGGAGAAATTGAGTCAGAGACTGAGCAGCAGGCAAGGGAATTAGAGAAGGTGGCCATACATTTGGGGAGCTCCCCTGACAGTGTGGCAGACAGATTGGGGGCCATGAAGATGGCGGGCCCTCATCCCCCAGCCTGCGTGCAGGCCCCACAAGTGAGGCTGGCTATTCAGTTGACAAACAAGAACCAATACTGCTATGGTTCCAGGGATCTGCTTGGACTGCACAACATGAAGAGGCGACAGTTGAAGCAGCTCGGATACCGTGTGGTCGAGTTATTCCACTGGGAATGGCTCCCACTCCTGAAACGAACTCGCTTAGAAAAGCTGATGTTCCTCCATGAGAAGGTGTTCACCTCTGCTCTCTGA